The Candidatus Nitrosocaldus cavascurensis genome segment TGCTTGCTCAGTTCATCCAACCCCATCCATCCCTTCTTCCCAGCAAGGGCAAGTATGATCCTCCTCTCTATATCGTGTAGTGCAATCAACATATGCCTGATCTATACTCGCATTTTTAATCTTTATTAATATGCTAGATGTAGGGTGTACATGGGTAATGCTGTAGATGTTGCAGTAGAGTACTATATCAAGAGATTTGGTGATGATGTAAGCAAAGCCTTCATCCATCTTGTTAGGGAGGTTGGGGAGATAGCATTTGCCATGGAGAAGGGTAATGTAGAGCATGCAAAGGTTGAGATAGCAGAGAGCATAGCACTACTACACTACATGGCTAGGCTCTATAGCATGGATGCTGATGCTACTATAGAGAGGATATACAGCAAGAAGCTTGAATCATTAACAAAGCAACAACCTTAACACTTTTTAAAGGTTTGATGTTTGCATTGAGTTAATGAAGGAGGAGGGCTTCACTGTAACGCCATGGAAGGTTGAAGGGGAGGTAGACTATACAAGGCTTGTAAATGAGTTTGGTACCCAACTAATAGATGAGGAGTTACTAGCAAGGATAAAGAGGTTTGCTGGAAGGTTGCATCCATTGCTCAAGCTTGGGTACTTCTTCAGCCACAGAGACCTAGACTGGATCCTTGATATGTATGAGAAGGGTGAGAGGTTCTACCTCTACACTGGAAGAGGACCATCTGGCAATGTTCATCTAGGGCATATACTACCATGGGTGTTTACAAAGTATTTACAGGATAGTTTCAATGTGAACCTGATATTCCAGATAACTGATGATGAGAAGTTCCTCTATACCGATGGGAGGAACATGGATGAGATAAGCAGGTATGCATATGAGAACATACTGGATATAATAGCAGTTGGATTCAAGCCAGAGAAGAGCAAGATAATAGTTGATACAAAGCATATTAACCATCTATACCCAATTGCTATAGAGATTGCAAAGAAGCTAACGTTCTCAACTGTAAGAGCTACATTTGGGTTCACATCATCAACAAACATAGGGATGATACTCTTCCCTGCAATACAGGCTGCACCATGCTTCCTTCCATCAAAGATAGAAGGTAAGCCTACACCATGCCTCATCCCTGCTGCAATAGACCAAGATCCATACTGGAGGATTACAAGGGATGTTGCTGAGAAGTTAGGATACTACAAGCCTGCACAGATACACTCCAAGTTCCTTCCAGGGTTAGGTATGCAGGGCAAGATGTCATCATCACAACCAGAGACTGCAATATTCACTACAGATGAGCCAGAGGTTGCTGAGAAGAAGGTTATGAATGCATTCACTGGAGGCCAACCAACTATAGCACTGCAGAGAAGGCTTGGTGCTGATGCATACAGATGTCCTGTATTCTGGTACCTAAGGTACATGTTCGAGGATGAGAAGAGTTCAGATGAGAGGTATGTGAAGTGTAGGAGCGGCTCGCTCTTATGCTATGAGTGCAAGTATGCACTGGCAGATGCTGTGAAGAGATATCTTAAGGAGTTTCAGATCAAGAGGGAGCATGCAAGGGATATGGTGGATAGATTCATGTTTGATTGATTAATTGATTGATTGAGTAATCATAATAGCCTAAACAATTCACTTTGATCTCAACACCCTACCATCAGCATCTATCTCTCCAGCCCTTATCCTGCTAGATGATATCCTCTCCCCATCATCTGCAAGCAGTAGATCTATAGCAATTATATGTAATGGCTTCATACCATTAGCCTCTCTTATCTCATTGAGCCTCTTACATTTATGTTCGGTCTCCCTGCTTACAACTATAGCCTCTATACTTGGATCTGTAATTGTTGGACCAAACTCATCATCCAGCATGATTATATCGAACCTTCTAGATGGGTATCTATTAACTAGCATGGATGAGAGGTTCCTTACCCTTCTACTGTAATCGTTAGATATCCTCTTTCCCATCCTTGCAACTAACGAATCGCTAGTTACACCTATTATCACATGATCCCCAACCTCAAACGCCTTATCCAACAATGCAATATGCCCTTTATGCAGTATATCAAATGTACCTCCTACAGCAACTACTCTATACCTCATCTTAAGAGGTTATATACCTTCTAATAAAAAGATTTAAATGAGATCCCAAGGGGGATTAGCCTATGGAGGCACAATTAAAGCCATATGTTGGTAAGGCAAAGAATGTTGTAGTATACAACACATATGCAGATGGGAGAAGGATACACTTCGATGTGTTCATACCAACTGATGCTGAGGATGTTGATGAGGTACCAGCAGAGTATGATAAGAAGGCTGTGGAGTATGCAAAGGAGTTCCTTAGGCTCATAGGCAAGCCAGATAGTGATGTACAGGTCAACATATGCTATAGATGCCATATAGATAATACTGACTTTTACACTGGGGAGTTGTGGCAGTTACCAGGCAAGGATATCTATATATGGCCAATGGAGGGCTGTCCAAAGCCTCAGCAGCAATAATAACAATCTTTATTTTTAATTTTAATGTATATAATTATATAACTACTATTACATAACGTTTGTTATGTTACTTACATTACAAAATATTTATTTATTCACAGCCTGTATGTATGGTATGATAAATGAAGAGACCATGCTGAGCAAGGTTACAGATCTTCCAACTCAACTGCTCCAATCCCTAGCCCTTAAGGATAGCATACCAGCATTCGATTGCATAGATGAGATAGCAGTTATAGGCATGGGAGGTTCTGGAATAGTTGGGGATTTCATAAAGACGGTTGTAAGGGACCATAGGGTTCATGTTGTGAAGAGTAGTGATCTACCTAGATTAAGTGATAGAACACTGGTTATAGCAGTTACATACTCGGGAGGTACAAAGGAGACCATTGCTGCAGTAAGCAAGGCTAGGGAGTATACCAGCAAGATAGTTATGATAACTTCAAGCAAGGATATGGAGCGGTTATGTAGTAATCAAGGCATAGGATGTGTTAGGGTAGTCAACAACTTATACAGTAGAGCATCATTAGGCTACATGCTTGCACCAGCACTCCTAGTACTTGAGAAGTCTAGTATAATGAACAGTGCATGCAAGGATATAAAGGAGGCTAGTGGTCTGCTCTCTACTCTAGCAGGTGATAGGAACAGGTTGGAGAGGATCAAGCGATCCATGGTTGGAAAGACCTTAGCAGTAGTGTATAGTGATGAGTTTACTAAAGCAGCAGCGCTCCGCTGGAAGCATATGCTCAATGAGAATGCAAAGATGCAGTGCTATTACGATGTATATCCAGAGTTGCTGCATAATGAGATAGAGGTATGGTATGAGCATAACACTAACAATGATGATAAAGCCCTAATCATTCTTAGGGATGAGGAATATGAGAGGGAGCAGGTACATAATGGCTATGATCTCTACGCAGCAATAAATAAGAGCAGGAGGTTAATCAGTAGCAAGGGTATAGAGGTAACAGAAGTATGGAGCGTTGGTAAATCTCCTCTAGCAAGGTTGCTCTCACTAAGTTACATTGGTGATCTGCTCAGTGTGCACTTGGCGTATGCTAAAGGTATAGATCCAACGAAGGTATCTAACATAGACTACATCAAGAAAGGAGGTGTCTAATCATGATCAATGGTAATGATACACAGATAGCAATATTGGCTGGTGGTATGGGTAAGAGGCTTGGAATAGATGCGCCAAAGTGCCTACTCAGCATAGGCAACTCAACCCTTCTAGATATCTGCATAGAGGGGCTCATCAAGAACGGATTCAAGGATAAAGAGTTCATACTGCTGATAGGCTATAAACATGAGATGGTTAGAAGGCATGTAAATGATGGCAAGAGATATGGTATAAGGGTAAAGTACTCTATAGACCCAGAGAATAATATAGGATGGGGTAAGGGGAAGGCATTCAAGTACGCTTTGCTCAACAACATAATAGATAGGAGTAAGAGAACCCTAGTTACATTCCCAGATGATATAATGCTTGATGATGGAATATATGCTAGGTTTATACAGGATCACCTTGAAGCAGTAAGCAGATATGGTGTCTATGCATCCATAGCACTCATCGATAAGGTTGAATACCCATATGGCACAGCTAAGCTTGATGAGAGCAATAACATAGTTGAGTTCATAGAGAAGCCCATACTTACCATACCCACATCCATAGGACTGTACGTATTTGAGCCTAAGGTTTATGATATAATAAATGAGTATATAGATATGGATAGCCCGAAAGCTGTAGAGTTGGAGTCTGTGATCTTCCCTATACTTGCAGAGAAGGGATTGCTACATGGATTCATCATAGACTCAAGTTCTTGGCTGCCTATAAACACACTAAAGGAGTATGAGAAGGCAATTAAAGTACTAGTTAACCGTACTAGGTAATAAGGTGACAATATAAAATTTCCCCATTGATGGTGATAAAATAACCATATAATGTGAGTTACATGTAATCAGTCACATAAAATATATAACTTAGTCTCACAATAAAGCCTTCATGAGCATTGCTACACATGAGAAGAGAGACAAACTTGATATACTGCTAAGGATAATAGAGGTTACAGCAACACCTGCAAAGAAGACCCATATACTGTATAAGGCTAGCCTTAACTTCTATCAGCTCAACAGGTACATAGATGAGCTTGTAAGGCTTGGATTCATAAAGGAGATGGATGTACCGTTCAAGGGCTATGTAGCAACAGAGAGAGGCAAACAGTTCCTTGCAATGATGAAGAATAGTATCAAAACTTTAATTCTAGTTATGATTATTGGTAATGTAATAGGACTAATAAATTAGCTGCAGTGGCTATATTAAAATCATCTTCTTTAATATCTTCTTAATTATTTTATTCTATCATGTTTTATAATATAAACAGAGTAGACTTTATTAGTTACCATTCTCCTTTTTTCCCTAGAAAAGGGAAAATGATACCATTAATATACAAACAAGGTCTAAATATTAGATGGTTCACCTATTATCTAGAATGTATACTACATTACATAAGGCAGAGATCGCAAGTGTACATATTCGTGGCATCTGCACTCCTATCCCTCATAATTGCATCCAAAGGAATAGTAGAACCCATGCTAGCAATCAAACTTGCAGTTGGTACGTATCTGATAAGCCTTGCAACATATGCCTATAACGATATTACCGATACCTTAGCAGATAGAATAAATAAGGTTAATAGGGCCATTGTAAGAGGCAAGGCAGATGATAAGGTAGTAAAGAGGATCTCTATAGCACTATTCTCCATAGGGATGGCCCTCCTTATGCATATAAACCTGTACACTGCTATAATAGCACTGCTCTGCACAATCTTAGCAGTAGCATACTCCCATCCAAGGATTAACCTTAAGGATAGGTTCCCATACAAGACCCTAGTCAATGCATCTGGTGCAGGATTTGCTGCACTAATAGGTGGCTTTGCTGTAGATGATCTTAATGTTAATGTAATCATGCTTGCTGTCATATCCTTTCTATTCCTCTTCATACTTGCACCCTTGGGTGATATACAGGATTATGAGGGTGACAAGGCTGCTGGGAAGCGTACATTCCCTGTAGTACTAGGGGTAAATGCAACTATAGCAATGATGCTCCCAATACCGTTCGTAGTAACGCTCCTGCTCTTAACAAAGATGAATATAAGCATGCTAAGCATAGCAGTAACTAGCATAGCAAACACGGTAAGCACTATAATCCTACTCTTAGTATACAAGAGATGGTATGATAAGGCTATTGTGAAGATGTCAAGACATGTACTAAGGCTCATGTACGTTATGAATCAGATCTCAATCCTGTTGAGTGTTAGAACTGGTGCAGAGGAGAGTGTGTAAGTAGGTAAGATAACCATACAACCATCATCATTTTATTTCCAGTATAAATGATGGATACTCTAGATAACATCGTTTATATTTGATGTGTAGGAAGTCTATACAATGGTAACTCAACTAAGCTATGCTAGGAGGGGGGTTGCTACTGAGGAGATGAAGCATGTAGCAGAGAGTGAACAGGTTAGCCTTGATCTTATAGTTAGGGGTGTTGCAAATGGCTCAATAATAATACCAAGGAATGTAGCAAGGAAGCAGGAACTAACCAAGTTAGTAGGCATAGGGAAGGGTTTAAGGACTAAGGTGAATGTTAACATAGGTACATCAACCTTAAGGGTAAACTTACAAGAGGAGGTTGAGAAGGCAAGGATAGCTGTAAGGTATGGTGCAGATACCATCATGGATCTTAGCGATGCTGGTGATCTACCATCAATAAGAAGAACCTTGATGGAGGAGGCAAGGATACAGTTTGGCTATGTGCCAGTGTACCAGGCTTATGCTGAGGCTGTACAGAAGCATAAGAACCCGCTTGAGATGGATGAGGATGATTTTCTTAATGCGTTTGAGCAGTGTGCAAGGGATGGTGTAGATTACACTACAATACATGCTGGGTTAACTAGAGAACTTGCAGATAGACTGCTCAAGGTTAAGAGGCATGCTGGGATAGTGAGCAAGGGAGGCACGATAACTGCAGCATGGATGCTCAAGTATGGTAAGGAGAATCCATACTATGAGCACTTTGATTATCTATGTGAGATAGCAAGGGAGTATGATGTAACATTCAGCCTTGGCGATGCCCTTCGCCCTGGTTCAATACTAGATTCTCATGATGAACTACAGGTAGCAGAGATGATAAATGTTGCAAGACTAGCGAAGAGGGCATATGCTATGGATGTGCAGGTCATGATAGAGGGTCCAGGGCATGTACCATTGAACGAGGTTGCAGCAAATGTTAGGCTTGCTAAATCTCTAATAGGCGATGTGCCATACTATGTACTTGGTCCACTGGTTACTGATGTAGCAGCAGGCTACGATCATATAGCAAGTGCCATAGGAGCAGCTATAGCAGCAAGCGAGGGTGCTGATCTCCTCTGCT includes the following:
- a CDS encoding tryptophan--tRNA ligase; translation: MKEEGFTVTPWKVEGEVDYTRLVNEFGTQLIDEELLARIKRFAGRLHPLLKLGYFFSHRDLDWILDMYEKGERFYLYTGRGPSGNVHLGHILPWVFTKYLQDSFNVNLIFQITDDEKFLYTDGRNMDEISRYAYENILDIIAVGFKPEKSKIIVDTKHINHLYPIAIEIAKKLTFSTVRATFGFTSSTNIGMILFPAIQAAPCFLPSKIEGKPTPCLIPAAIDQDPYWRITRDVAEKLGYYKPAQIHSKFLPGLGMQGKMSSSQPETAIFTTDEPEVAEKKVMNAFTGGQPTIALQRRLGADAYRCPVFWYLRYMFEDEKSSDERYVKCRSGSLLCYECKYALADAVKRYLKEFQIKREHARDMVDRFMFD
- a CDS encoding phosphopantetheine adenylyltransferase, whose product is MRYRVVAVGGTFDILHKGHIALLDKAFEVGDHVIIGVTSDSLVARMGKRISNDYSRRVRNLSSMLVNRYPSRRFDIIMLDDEFGPTITDPSIEAIVVSRETEHKCKRLNEIREANGMKPLHIIAIDLLLADDGERISSSRIRAGEIDADGRVLRSK
- a CDS encoding DUF2024 family protein, coding for MEAQLKPYVGKAKNVVVYNTYADGRRIHFDVFIPTDAEDVDEVPAEYDKKAVEYAKEFLRLIGKPDSDVQVNICYRCHIDNTDFYTGELWQLPGKDIYIWPMEGCPKPQQQ
- a CDS encoding SIS domain-containing protein — its product is MINEETMLSKVTDLPTQLLQSLALKDSIPAFDCIDEIAVIGMGGSGIVGDFIKTVVRDHRVHVVKSSDLPRLSDRTLVIAVTYSGGTKETIAAVSKAREYTSKIVMITSSKDMERLCSNQGIGCVRVVNNLYSRASLGYMLAPALLVLEKSSIMNSACKDIKEASGLLSTLAGDRNRLERIKRSMVGKTLAVVYSDEFTKAAALRWKHMLNENAKMQCYYDVYPELLHNEIEVWYEHNTNNDDKALIILRDEEYEREQVHNGYDLYAAINKSRRLISSKGIEVTEVWSVGKSPLARLLSLSYIGDLLSVHLAYAKGIDPTKVSNIDYIKKGGV
- a CDS encoding nucleotidyltransferase family protein, which codes for MINGNDTQIAILAGGMGKRLGIDAPKCLLSIGNSTLLDICIEGLIKNGFKDKEFILLIGYKHEMVRRHVNDGKRYGIRVKYSIDPENNIGWGKGKAFKYALLNNIIDRSKRTLVTFPDDIMLDDGIYARFIQDHLEAVSRYGVYASIALIDKVEYPYGTAKLDESNNIVEFIEKPILTIPTSIGLYVFEPKVYDIINEYIDMDSPKAVELESVIFPILAEKGLLHGFIIDSSSWLPINTLKEYEKAIKVLVNRTR
- a CDS encoding winged helix-turn-helix domain-containing protein; this encodes MSIATHEKRDKLDILLRIIEVTATPAKKTHILYKASLNFYQLNRYIDELVRLGFIKEMDVPFKGYVATERGKQFLAMMKNSIKTLILVMIIGNVIGLIN
- a CDS encoding UbiA prenyltransferase family protein, with product MYIFVASALLSLIIASKGIVEPMLAIKLAVGTYLISLATYAYNDITDTLADRINKVNRAIVRGKADDKVVKRISIALFSIGMALLMHINLYTAIIALLCTILAVAYSHPRINLKDRFPYKTLVNASGAGFAALIGGFAVDDLNVNVIMLAVISFLFLFILAPLGDIQDYEGDKAAGKRTFPVVLGVNATIAMMLPIPFVVTLLLLTKMNISMLSIAVTSIANTVSTIILLLVYKRWYDKAIVKMSRHVLRLMYVMNQISILLSVRTGAEESV
- the thiC gene encoding phosphomethylpyrimidine synthase ThiC, whose amino-acid sequence is MVTQLSYARRGVATEEMKHVAESEQVSLDLIVRGVANGSIIIPRNVARKQELTKLVGIGKGLRTKVNVNIGTSTLRVNLQEEVEKARIAVRYGADTIMDLSDAGDLPSIRRTLMEEARIQFGYVPVYQAYAEAVQKHKNPLEMDEDDFLNAFEQCARDGVDYTTIHAGLTRELADRLLKVKRHAGIVSKGGTITAAWMLKYGKENPYYEHFDYLCEIAREYDVTFSLGDALRPGSILDSHDELQVAEMINVARLAKRAYAMDVQVMIEGPGHVPLNEVAANVRLAKSLIGDVPYYVLGPLVTDVAAGYDHIASAIGAAIAASEGADLLCYLTPSEHLALPTPEEVKEGLIAYRIAAHAGDIVKIRDRAIRWDAEMTRARRMLDWAKQISLAIDPEEAARIHNRDGQLQGNSVPCTMCGSACVYIMLPQQRRYEVVEGEGRGGEKEKDEEDVIVKGKNE